The sequence CGGCCAAGGCTGTAACCCATCAACCTCTAGTTGTTCCAGCGCCATCTTAGCGCTGCCGGCCGTCATATTGGCCACTATTTGTAAGGCCAAATCTTTAGGCAGGCCATTTTTTAAGGCGGCTCGCGCTAAACTATCCATAAAAAGGTAGACAAAAGCCGGCGCACTGCCGGCGATACCGGTAAAAACACCAAATTTATCTTCCGGTATTAAATGCACGCTGCCTACTTTTTCTATTAATTTAATAACTTTGTCAAATTGCGCTTCGGTTACTTGGTTATTTTTACAAATGGCCGTTACCGAACCGCCCACACCGGCATTAAGGTTGGGCATTAAGCGTATAAAAGCTATATCGGCGAGTTTAGCGTCAAAATTTGCCAGCTGCGTTAGGCTTAAGCCGGCTGCCAGCGATACCACGCATTTACCGGCTAAAAGCGGCGCTAAATCTTTTAGCAAAGGCCCTACATCGTGAGGTTTTACAGCGATGATAATGGTATCGCATCGGTTTAGCACCTCTTGGGCCGAAGTGGTTATAACGATATTTTTTTTGTTAAAAAGCTGTAACTTTTGCGGGTTAAAATCGTACAAAAAGATGAACTGGTTTTGATTGTAACCGACCCTTAGCAAACCTTCTACAATAGCGCCGCCCATTGCCCCCACACCAATAAAACCTAACATAGCTTACCTCTGTAGTTACCGTTTTTATAACCCTATTTTAGCATAAAGATAGCATTTTGCCAAGTTCCCTTCGGTTTTGTTAAAGGGTCGGTGTGTAATATTTTCTGAATCTAATTTAGCAAAGAGAATATCTCGAGATGTTTTTTATATCTTTTATTTGTAAAATAAATTATCTAACTTTTCATTTGACAATCGACTATAATCGTTATACAATATGAGTAATTAAAATATTACATTGCATAACTAAACTAAACGAGGTATAAAATGACTAAACAACCTATCACCCGTGCCGATAAAGTAAAACGCGTAACTTACGATATGCGCGGCCCCATCGCCGAAGCCGCCGCTAAGCTGGAGGCCGAAGGGCAAAAAATTTTAAAGCTAAATATTGGCAATGTTTCACCCTTTGGTATTATGCCGCCGCCAAATATGGTAGGTTTTATGGTTAAAAACCTACCTGCCGCCGCCGCTTATAGCGAGGCACGTGGTCTTAAAAGCGCCCGCGAAGCCATCGCCGCTTGGCATGTAAAGCATGGTGTTAACGGTGTTACCGCTAACGATGTTTACTTGGGTAACGGCGACAGCGAGCTGATTGATATTGCCTTAAAATC comes from Spirochaetaceae bacterium and encodes:
- the proC gene encoding pyrroline-5-carboxylate reductase yields the protein MLGFIGVGAMGGAIVEGLLRVGYNQNQFIFLYDFNPQKLQLFNKKNIVITTSAQEVLNRCDTIIIAVKPHDVGPLLKDLAPLLAGKCVVSLAAGLSLTQLANFDAKLADIAFIRLMPNLNAGVGGSVTAICKNNQVTEAQFDKVIKLIEKVGSVHLIPEDKFGVFTGIAGSAPAFVYLFMDSLARAALKNGLPKDLALQIVANMTAGSAKMALEQLEVDGLQPWPLIDKVCSPGGTTIAGITKLEELGFAYAAIAAVEAVISREQLITKN